One Phycisphaeraceae bacterium genomic window carries:
- the rpsP gene encoding 30S ribosomal protein S16, whose product MVRIRLSRLGRHKRPFYRIHAVDQRKQRDGAFIENLGWYNPIEQDPEKRLSVKGDRVQYWLSMGATASDTCNDLFAKLNLIDADAWKAERQKRIKRKVEKMQADAAKAAEGEKAAG is encoded by the coding sequence ATGGTTCGCATCCGTCTCAGCCGTCTCGGTCGTCACAAGCGTCCCTTCTACCGCATCCACGCGGTTGATCAGCGCAAGCAGCGCGACGGGGCGTTCATCGAGAACCTCGGCTGGTACAACCCCATCGAGCAGGACCCCGAGAAGCGCCTGAGCGTCAAGGGCGACCGCGTTCAGTACTGGCTGAGCATGGGCGCCACGGCGTCGGACACCTGCAACGACCTGTTCGCGAAGCTCAACCTGATCGACGCCGACGCGTGGAAGGCCGAGCGCCAGAAGCGCATCAAGCGCAAGGTCGAGAAGATGCAGGCCGACGCCGCGAAGGCGGCCGAGGGCGAGAAGGCCGCGGGCTGA
- a CDS encoding thioredoxin family protein produces the protein MRSIARPFSIMFFLVALLLSPLSMGQGRGGAFGDDPFGALGGVEPGQEVVVRAEISKRRVAAGDQLIAAVVLQHAPSWHTWPNKPVLPEALKGFPATATQVRVRDLPDGVRVGPLQWPATSPEVVNYTGEDLEIQFYKGEAVIFVPLLVDADASIGERRIVFEAFFQACDDRVCLPPTTVAVTLSFSVVALEEREGDAASALFAPFDPRVFADAGAWGREPVASAETGDIEAAPGRSFFGIPMPSADSPGGIAVIVLLAALGGLILNLTPCVLPVIPIKVMTISQHGKTPGKSFFLGLWMAIGVVAFWVGIGLLAVSVTSFADPSRLFGIWWVTLGIGLIIAAMGFGIMGAFQINLPQSVYAVNPKADSAWGSFVFGVMTGVLGLPCFGFVAGALLAGVATQPALVSLAIFAGIGAGMAAPYLILSMNPKWLSKVPRTGPASELVKQVMGLLMIAAAAYFVGSGLIALVNERPYLGKQLHWWAIAIFASAAGVWLIVRTIQITKKPARRLVFGAIGLALGGLATLVALDFTANARERYEIDAAARAAAEGTGEIVTGTWISFSEPMLQRALDEGYVVVLDFTAEWCLNCKALKAAVLDRDPVRSALREKGVVTMTVDLTSTSAPGWDKLRSLGQTGIPTLAVYGPGLENGPVISNVYTSQQVLGWLARARGETPGETPEGVAKAE, from the coding sequence ATGCGAAGCATCGCCCGCCCGTTCTCGATCATGTTCTTCCTCGTCGCGTTGCTGCTTTCTCCCCTGTCGATGGGGCAGGGCAGGGGCGGGGCGTTCGGGGACGACCCCTTCGGCGCGCTGGGAGGCGTCGAGCCGGGTCAGGAGGTGGTGGTCCGCGCTGAGATCTCGAAGCGCCGCGTGGCCGCGGGGGATCAACTCATTGCCGCCGTCGTCCTGCAGCACGCGCCGTCGTGGCACACCTGGCCCAACAAGCCGGTGCTGCCCGAGGCGCTGAAGGGCTTCCCGGCGACGGCGACGCAGGTGCGCGTGCGCGACCTGCCCGACGGCGTGCGTGTTGGGCCCCTGCAGTGGCCCGCGACCTCTCCCGAGGTGGTGAATTACACGGGCGAGGACCTCGAGATCCAGTTCTACAAGGGCGAGGCGGTGATCTTCGTGCCGCTGCTGGTCGACGCCGACGCGTCGATCGGCGAGCGCCGGATCGTGTTTGAGGCCTTCTTTCAGGCGTGCGACGACAGGGTGTGCCTGCCGCCCACGACCGTCGCGGTGACGCTGTCGTTCAGCGTGGTGGCGCTGGAGGAGCGCGAGGGAGACGCCGCGTCGGCGCTGTTCGCGCCGTTCGACCCGCGGGTCTTCGCCGACGCCGGCGCGTGGGGGCGCGAGCCGGTCGCGAGCGCGGAAACCGGCGACATCGAGGCGGCGCCCGGACGCTCGTTTTTCGGCATCCCGATGCCCAGCGCCGACAGCCCCGGGGGCATCGCGGTCATCGTGCTGCTGGCGGCGCTCGGCGGGTTGATCCTGAACCTCACGCCCTGCGTGCTGCCGGTCATCCCGATCAAGGTGATGACCATCAGCCAGCACGGCAAGACGCCCGGCAAGAGTTTCTTCCTCGGGCTGTGGATGGCGATCGGCGTCGTCGCGTTCTGGGTGGGCATCGGCCTGCTCGCGGTGAGCGTGACGAGTTTCGCGGATCCGAGCCGTCTCTTCGGCATTTGGTGGGTGACGCTGGGCATCGGGCTGATCATCGCGGCGATGGGCTTCGGCATCATGGGCGCGTTCCAGATCAATCTGCCCCAGAGCGTGTACGCGGTGAACCCCAAGGCGGACAGCGCGTGGGGCTCGTTCGTGTTCGGGGTGATGACCGGCGTGCTGGGCCTGCCCTGCTTCGGGTTCGTGGCGGGCGCGCTGCTGGCGGGCGTGGCGACGCAGCCGGCGCTGGTGTCGCTGGCGATCTTCGCCGGCATCGGCGCGGGGATGGCGGCGCCCTACCTCATCCTGTCGATGAACCCGAAGTGGCTGAGCAAGGTGCCGCGCACCGGACCCGCGAGCGAACTGGTCAAGCAGGTGATGGGCCTGCTGATGATCGCGGCGGCGGCGTACTTCGTCGGGTCCGGCCTGATCGCGCTCGTGAACGAGCGGCCCTATCTGGGCAAGCAGCTCCACTGGTGGGCGATCGCGATCTTCGCGAGCGCCGCCGGGGTGTGGCTGATCGTGCGCACGATCCAGATCACGAAGAAGCCGGCGCGCCGTCTGGTTTTCGGCGCGATCGGGCTGGCGCTGGGCGGGCTGGCGACGCTGGTGGCGCTGGATTTCACGGCGAACGCGCGCGAGCGGTATGAGATCGACGCTGCGGCCAGGGCGGCGGCGGAGGGGACCGGCGAGATCGTCACCGGGACGTGGATCAGCTTCTCCGAGCCGATGCTCCAGCGGGCGCTCGACGAGGGGTATGTCGTCGTGCTCGACTTCACCGCCGAGTGGTGCCTGAACTGCAAGGCGCTCAAGGCGGCGGTGCTCGATCGCGACCCGGTGCGCTCGGCGCTGCGCGAGAAGGGCGTGGTCACGATGACGGTCGACCTGACCAGCACCTCGGCGCCCGGGTGGGACAAACTGCGATCGCTGGGGCAGACGGGCATCCCGACGCTGGCGGTCTACGGGCCGGGGCTGGAGAACGGGCCGGTGATCTCGAACGTGTACACCTCGCAGCAGGTGCTGGGGTGGCTGGCGAGGGCCCGCGGCGAGACCCCCGGCGAAACCCCCGAGGGCGTCGCGAAGGCGGAATGA
- a CDS encoding iron ABC transporter substrate-binding protein — protein sequence MRVRLAIFWSVILTLLLPLSFLSEPASASRALASDAPATITVYCGRGKTLVEPLLKTFEERTGIRAEVRYADTTDLANLILQEGRRSPADVFFAQDPGALGAVESAGLLAALPAATLERVQAGSRSPKDAWVGVSGRARVVAYSTRRVERDALPSTIFDLTSPEWKGRIGWAPTNASFQLFVTALRKVYGDEATRKWLVDMKANGARDYPSNRPIIQAIADGQIDAGLVNHYYLVAMRKDRPDIPVENHLLSGDLGGLMSVAGVGILKSSRNAASAQRFVEFLLSDEAQRYFAEQTGEFPLAGNVDPAVVTPLEGAAATLDLGSLNDRQGTLELLRSAGVLP from the coding sequence ATGCGCGTCCGTTTGGCCATTTTCTGGTCCGTCATTCTTACCCTGCTCCTGCCCCTGTCGTTCCTGTCCGAGCCGGCGTCGGCGTCACGCGCGCTGGCGTCGGACGCCCCGGCGACGATCACGGTCTACTGCGGGCGCGGCAAGACGCTCGTGGAGCCCCTTCTGAAGACCTTCGAGGAACGCACCGGGATCCGCGCCGAGGTCCGGTACGCCGATACGACCGATCTGGCCAACCTGATCCTCCAGGAAGGGCGACGCTCTCCGGCGGATGTCTTCTTCGCGCAGGACCCCGGCGCTCTGGGCGCCGTCGAGAGCGCCGGGCTGCTCGCGGCGCTGCCCGCCGCAACGCTTGAGAGGGTCCAGGCAGGGTCCCGATCTCCCAAGGACGCGTGGGTCGGCGTGTCCGGGCGGGCGCGCGTGGTGGCCTACTCCACCCGGCGCGTCGAGCGGGACGCCCTGCCCTCGACGATCTTCGACCTGACATCGCCCGAGTGGAAGGGCCGCATCGGCTGGGCGCCCACCAACGCCTCGTTCCAGTTGTTCGTCACCGCGCTGCGAAAGGTCTACGGCGACGAGGCGACCCGCAAGTGGCTCGTCGACATGAAGGCCAACGGCGCGCGCGATTACCCCTCCAACCGCCCGATCATCCAGGCGATCGCCGACGGCCAGATCGACGCCGGGCTGGTGAACCATTACTACCTCGTCGCGATGCGCAAAGACCGCCCGGACATCCCGGTCGAGAACCACCTGCTCTCTGGCGACCTGGGCGGGCTTATGAGCGTGGCCGGGGTCGGGATCCTGAAGTCCAGCCGGAACGCCGCGTCGGCCCAGCGCTTCGTCGAGTTCCTCCTCAGCGACGAGGCCCAGCGCTACTTCGCGGAACAGACCGGGGAGTTCCCGCTCGCCGGGAATGTTGACCCGGCTGTCGTGACGCCTTTGGAGGGCGCCGCGGCTACCCTCGACCTCGGTTCCCTCAACGATCGTCAGGGCACGCTTGAACTCCTCCGATCCGCCGGCGTCCTCCCGTAA
- the panB gene encoding 3-methyl-2-oxobutanoate hydroxymethyltransferase, whose amino-acid sequence MNSERQTIPPRRPVTIRTLRRMKERREPFACLTCYDATTARWLERAGVHLLLVGDTAAEVVLGFDSTVHMPLDVLLALTAAVKRGAPSAMVMGDMPFLTYHADEASALRNAGRFLTEGNADIVKIEADESFAPLVRSMTRAGIPVCGHVGSKPQTVGLTGGYASAGRTPEEADRVVRDAVALEKAGAVMLLVEAVPPEVAEHVLASTTVPLIGIGAGPAPDGQILVLHDLLGLTAWQPAFAEPMATLGQQTMLAAEEYVRRVARRAVSEHRYEMRVEPQQPSAQAKPHAKASEPLG is encoded by the coding sequence GTGAACAGCGAGCGACAGACGATCCCGCCGCGCCGGCCCGTCACCATCCGCACGCTCCGTCGCATGAAGGAGCGGCGCGAGCCGTTCGCGTGCCTGACATGCTACGACGCGACGACCGCGCGATGGCTCGAGCGGGCCGGCGTCCACCTGCTGCTGGTCGGAGACACTGCGGCCGAGGTCGTGCTCGGCTTCGACAGCACCGTGCACATGCCTCTCGATGTGCTGCTCGCCCTGACGGCGGCGGTGAAGCGCGGGGCTCCGAGCGCGATGGTGATGGGCGACATGCCCTTCCTGACCTACCACGCCGACGAGGCGAGCGCGCTGCGCAACGCCGGGCGCTTCCTGACCGAGGGCAACGCAGACATCGTGAAGATCGAAGCCGACGAGTCGTTCGCGCCGCTGGTGCGCTCCATGACGCGCGCCGGCATCCCGGTGTGCGGACATGTCGGCTCCAAGCCGCAGACCGTCGGGCTGACCGGGGGCTACGCGTCCGCCGGGCGCACGCCCGAGGAAGCCGACAGGGTGGTGCGCGACGCCGTGGCGCTCGAGAAGGCCGGCGCGGTGATGCTCCTCGTCGAAGCGGTGCCCCCCGAGGTCGCGGAGCACGTCCTCGCGAGCACCACGGTCCCGCTGATCGGGATCGGGGCCGGGCCGGCGCCGGACGGGCAGATCCTGGTCCTCCACGACCTGCTGGGCCTGACGGCGTGGCAGCCGGCGTTCGCCGAGCCGATGGCGACGCTGGGCCAGCAGACCATGCTGGCGGCGGAGGAGTATGTGCGCCGGGTCGCTCGACGGGCGGTCTCGGAACACCGATACGAGATGCGGGTCGAACCGCAGCAACCCTCCGCGCAGGCGAAACCGCACGCGAAGGCGTCCGAACCCTTGGGGTGA
- the rplS gene encoding 50S ribosomal protein L19 — protein sequence MSNQQALLESVVADQLKNDVPRMDIGDTINVHCRIVEGDKERTQIFQGVLIARNGRGINETITVRRIVNDQGVERVFPLNTPKISKFEIVRKGDARRAKLYYLRERVGKSRRLRDRRRGWQHIEAGSAGVNAPSSLTEKNKKA from the coding sequence ATGAGCAACCAGCAGGCCCTTCTCGAGAGCGTTGTCGCCGATCAGCTGAAGAACGATGTTCCTCGCATGGACATCGGCGACACGATCAACGTGCACTGCCGCATCGTGGAAGGCGACAAGGAGCGCACCCAGATCTTCCAGGGCGTGCTGATCGCGCGGAACGGTCGCGGCATCAACGAGACGATCACCGTCCGTCGCATCGTCAACGACCAGGGCGTCGAGCGCGTGTTCCCGCTGAACACCCCGAAGATCTCGAAGTTCGAGATCGTGCGCAAGGGCGACGCCCGTCGCGCCAAGCTGTATTACCTGCGTGAGCGCGTCGGCAAGAGCCGTCGTCTTCGCGACCGTCGTCGCGGCTGGCAGCACATCGAGGCGGGCAGCGCCGGCGTCAACGCGCCGTCGTCGCTCACCGAGAAGAACAAGAAGGCCTGA
- the trmD gene encoding tRNA (guanosine(37)-N1)-methyltransferase TrmD codes for MAALRIDILTLFPEVFEPVLGASITGRARAAGVVEWRATNIRDFADNKHKKVDDRPFGGGPGMVMMCQPLFDAVRAVEAEDPRPATRILLTPQGAPLTQALVEELARRERLLLIAGHYEGIDERVIEELAPLEVSVGDFVLSGGEIPALALIDAVVRLLPGALGHDQSAAEDSFMPTGPGGQRLLDCPHYTRPREWNGRAVPEVLMSGDHGKVDRWRLEQKLERTRSRRPDLLEEPSKPAPGAGQGP; via the coding sequence ATGGCCGCGCTCCGCATCGATATTCTCACGCTCTTTCCCGAGGTTTTCGAGCCGGTTCTCGGCGCGAGCATCACGGGTCGCGCGCGCGCCGCCGGCGTGGTGGAGTGGCGCGCCACCAACATCCGCGATTTCGCGGACAACAAGCACAAGAAGGTCGACGACCGGCCCTTCGGGGGCGGGCCGGGCATGGTGATGATGTGCCAGCCACTCTTCGACGCCGTGCGCGCCGTCGAGGCCGAGGACCCCCGTCCCGCGACGCGCATCCTGCTCACCCCGCAGGGCGCGCCCCTGACGCAGGCGCTGGTCGAGGAGCTTGCGAGGCGTGAGCGGCTGTTGCTGATCGCGGGCCACTACGAGGGCATCGACGAGCGCGTGATCGAGGAGCTGGCGCCGCTGGAGGTGAGCGTGGGCGACTTTGTGCTGAGCGGGGGCGAGATCCCTGCGCTGGCGCTGATCGACGCGGTGGTCCGCCTGCTGCCCGGCGCGCTGGGGCACGACCAGTCGGCGGCGGAGGACTCGTTCATGCCCACCGGCCCGGGTGGCCAGCGCCTGCTCGACTGCCCCCATTACACCCGCCCGCGCGAGTGGAACGGGCGGGCGGTCCCGGAGGTCCTGATGTCGGGGGACCACGGGAAGGTCGACCGCTGGCGCCTGGAGCAGAAGCTCGAGCGGACGCGTTCGCGGCGTCCGGACCTCCTCGAGGAGCCCTCCAAACCGGCTCCCGGGGCTGGACAAGGCCCCTGA
- a CDS encoding very short patch repair endonuclease, translating to MADDRTIAQRSETMRRVRSRDTSCERALRSAIHASGLRFRLRSNLPGRPDIVFPSARVAVFVDGCFWHACPLHCRLPATNRAYWEAKIARNAARDARTAAVLRQLGWRVVRVWEHEVVASPTKAAKRIARVVISRRAAHRAR from the coding sequence ATGGCAGACGACAGGACCATCGCCCAGCGGAGCGAGACGATGCGGCGCGTGCGCTCGCGCGACACGTCCTGCGAGCGCGCGCTGCGATCGGCGATCCACGCGAGCGGGCTGCGCTTCCGCCTGCGCTCCAACCTGCCCGGCAGGCCCGACATCGTGTTCCCGTCTGCGCGCGTCGCGGTGTTCGTCGACGGGTGCTTCTGGCACGCGTGCCCGCTTCATTGCCGCCTCCCGGCGACCAACCGCGCGTACTGGGAGGCCAAGATCGCGCGCAACGCGGCGCGAGACGCGCGCACCGCGGCGGTTCTCCGCCAACTCGGCTGGCGCGTGGTGCGCGTCTGGGAGCACGAGGTCGTCGCGTCGCCGACGAAGGCCGCAAAACGGATCGCGCGAGTCGTTATCTCGCGTCGCGCCGCGCACAGAGCGCGATGA
- a CDS encoding iron ABC transporter permease gives MNSSDPPASSRKPTDLVVDRKPDALSLRVVRPTRAGRELCTPPQWKIALTAIAVLALLSTASPLIYIVGAVLADIPRAFETLASSQVWRLTATTVALAASVTVSSLTLAVTLAWVVARVGLPGGRLWLVALSLPLAVPSFLLAENYERAFGLHGFWGAWVALTLVTYPLALLPLETTIRRASRDLEFAARNLGCGPWQAFRKGALPQITPTLEWTSLLVALYALSDYGAPAIVNLQVLTTAIESRRSGFNQTGVAALSALLCALSLACIAGIGRIRSSRWSSDAHAHIETHSEKPSRPVASSFGLALCLATLVASVGLPAYTVWTWLGASATSHDAGLVGAFRDALPAARRSLFAAAATTVLAAALSIPFVMLACRHRIRSRASASHTRLSAVALIGYGLPGVVIGYAFVRIGLGAPAWIPLYQTIPLLLLGYLARCLAESLGPVMAAGKRLPCERLDAARSLGAPYFRAWVRVGVPALAPGIIAGSALTFLTVIKELPITLILRPTGFDTLAFELFDSLNEAVVSRAAPHAALLLILSGVIVAALVASQRD, from the coding sequence TTGAACTCCTCCGATCCGCCGGCGTCCTCCCGTAAGCCGACCGACCTCGTCGTCGATCGCAAGCCCGACGCGCTCTCACTGCGCGTGGTCCGTCCTACGCGCGCCGGTCGAGAGCTCTGCACGCCGCCGCAGTGGAAGATCGCGCTCACCGCGATCGCGGTGCTGGCGCTCCTCTCCACGGCGTCGCCCCTCATCTATATCGTCGGCGCGGTGCTCGCCGACATCCCGCGCGCGTTCGAGACGCTGGCCTCGTCGCAGGTCTGGCGCCTGACGGCGACGACGGTCGCGCTGGCGGCGAGCGTGACCGTCTCCTCGCTGACGCTGGCGGTGACGCTGGCGTGGGTCGTCGCGCGCGTCGGGCTCCCGGGCGGGCGCCTGTGGCTGGTGGCGCTCTCCCTGCCGCTCGCGGTCCCGAGCTTTCTCCTGGCCGAGAACTACGAGCGCGCGTTCGGGCTGCACGGCTTCTGGGGCGCGTGGGTCGCGCTCACGCTCGTCACCTACCCGCTTGCGCTGCTCCCGCTCGAGACGACGATCCGGCGCGCCAGCCGCGACCTCGAATTCGCGGCGCGCAACCTCGGCTGCGGCCCGTGGCAGGCGTTCCGCAAGGGCGCGCTCCCCCAGATCACCCCGACGCTCGAGTGGACCTCGTTGCTGGTGGCGCTCTACGCGCTCTCAGACTACGGCGCGCCGGCGATCGTGAACCTGCAGGTGCTGACCACAGCGATCGAGAGCAGACGCTCCGGCTTCAACCAGACCGGCGTGGCCGCCCTGTCGGCCCTGCTGTGCGCGCTGAGTCTCGCGTGCATCGCCGGCATCGGGCGGATCCGCTCGTCGCGCTGGAGCAGCGACGCGCACGCGCACATCGAGACGCACTCCGAGAAACCGTCGCGTCCCGTCGCGTCGTCGTTCGGGCTGGCGCTGTGCCTCGCGACGCTCGTCGCCTCGGTCGGATTGCCGGCGTACACCGTCTGGACGTGGCTTGGCGCGTCCGCGACCTCGCACGACGCCGGGCTTGTCGGCGCGTTCCGCGACGCGCTGCCCGCGGCCCGGCGCTCGCTCTTCGCCGCCGCGGCGACGACGGTCCTCGCCGCCGCCCTGTCGATCCCCTTCGTGATGCTCGCGTGCAGGCATCGCATCCGCTCGCGAGCCAGCGCCAGCCACACGAGACTCTCGGCAGTGGCGCTCATCGGCTACGGCCTGCCGGGCGTCGTGATCGGCTACGCCTTCGTGCGCATCGGGCTGGGCGCTCCCGCCTGGATCCCGCTCTACCAGACGATCCCACTCCTGCTCCTGGGCTACTTGGCGCGCTGCCTCGCGGAATCGCTCGGGCCCGTGATGGCCGCCGGCAAACGCCTGCCATGCGAGCGTCTCGACGCGGCGAGGTCGCTCGGAGCCCCCTACTTCCGCGCGTGGGTCCGCGTGGGCGTCCCGGCGCTCGCCCCGGGCATCATCGCCGGATCGGCCCTGACCTTCCTCACGGTCATCAAGGAACTCCCCATCACGCTCATCCTGCGCCCCACCGGGTTCGACACGCTCGCCTTCGAGCTGTTCGATTCGCTCAACGAGGCGGTCGTCTCGCGCGCCGCGCCGCACGCCGCCCTGCTCCTCATCCTCTCGGGCGTCATCGTCGCGGCCCTCGTCGCGTCGCAGCGCGACTGA